One genomic segment of Pseudomonas sp. RU47 includes these proteins:
- a CDS encoding GNAT family N-acetyltransferase, whose translation MSEALSIHHDQAGHQFETNVDGHRAYLTYMDLGKQTLDIYRTFVPNALRGRGIAAALTESALQYAEEMGYTVIPSCSYVERYMERHQRRAAKI comes from the coding sequence ATGAGCGAGGCGTTGTCCATCCACCATGACCAGGCTGGTCATCAGTTCGAGACCAATGTGGACGGTCATCGTGCCTACCTGACCTATATGGATCTGGGGAAACAGACTCTGGATATCTATCGCACGTTCGTGCCCAACGCCCTGCGTGGTCGTGGCATTGCCGCAGCGCTGACCGAAAGCGCGCTGCAGTACGCCGAAGAAATGGGCTACACGGTGATCCCGTCGTGCTCCTATGTCGAGCGCTACATGGAACGCCATCAGCGCCGCGCCGCCAAGATCTGA
- the cysB gene encoding HTH-type transcriptional regulator CysB translates to MKLQQLRYIWEVAHHDLNVSATAQSLYTSQPGISKQIRLLEDELGVEVFARSGKHLTRVTPAGERIITTAGEILRKVESIKQIAQEFSNEKKGTLSIATTHTQARYALPPVISNFIKQYPDVALHMHQGSPMQIAEMAADGTVDFAIATEALELFGDLVMMPCYRWNRCVVVPQGHPLTKLPKLTLEALAEYPIVTYVFGFTGRSKLDEAFSHRGLTPKVVFTAADADVIKTYVRLGLGVGIVAKMAVDTKLDNDLVVLDASELFESSITKIGFRRGTFLRGFMCDFIEKFAPHLTREVMAKAIQCHNKQELEELFDGVELPVH, encoded by the coding sequence ATGAAGCTTCAACAATTGCGCTACATCTGGGAAGTGGCGCACCACGACCTCAACGTTTCCGCTACAGCCCAAAGCCTTTACACCTCGCAACCGGGCATCAGTAAACAAATCCGTCTGCTGGAAGATGAACTTGGCGTCGAAGTGTTTGCCCGCAGCGGCAAGCATCTGACCCGCGTGACCCCGGCCGGCGAGCGCATCATCACCACCGCCGGTGAGATTCTGCGCAAGGTCGAAAGCATCAAGCAGATTGCCCAGGAATTCTCCAACGAGAAAAAAGGCACCCTGTCGATCGCCACCACCCACACCCAGGCACGTTATGCGCTGCCGCCGGTGATCAGCAATTTCATCAAGCAATACCCGGACGTAGCGCTGCACATGCACCAGGGTTCGCCGATGCAGATCGCCGAAATGGCCGCTGACGGCACCGTCGATTTCGCCATCGCTACCGAAGCGCTGGAGCTGTTTGGCGATCTGGTGATGATGCCGTGCTATCGCTGGAACCGCTGCGTGGTCGTGCCACAGGGCCACCCGCTGACCAAGCTGCCGAAGCTGACCCTCGAAGCCTTGGCCGAATACCCGATCGTGACGTACGTCTTCGGTTTCACCGGTCGTTCGAAACTCGACGAAGCCTTCAGCCATCGTGGCCTGACGCCGAAAGTGGTGTTCACCGCCGCCGACGCTGACGTGATCAAAACCTACGTGCGTTTGGGCTTGGGCGTGGGCATCGTCGCCAAAATGGCGGTCGACACCAAACTCGATAACGATCTGGTGGTGCTGGATGCCAGTGAACTGTTCGAATCGAGCATCACCAAGATCGGTTTCCGTCGCGGCACTTTCCTGCGTGGTTTCATGTGCGACTTCATCGAGAAGTTTGCCCCGCACCTTACCCGCGAAGTGATGGCCAAAGCCATTCAATGCCACAACAAGCAGGAACTGGAAGAACTGTTCGACGGCGTCGAACTGCCGGTTCACTGA
- a CDS encoding arylesterase, with protein MRVWFLSAGLAVVCMAQNAAAGTVLIVGDSISAGFGLDTRLGWVSLLEQRLKQEGFDDKVVNASISGDTSAGGQARLPALLAEHKPELVILELGGNDGLRGMPPTQLQQNLASMIDSSRQSGAKVLLLGMQLPPNYGKRYTDAFAEVYGKLADDKKIPLVPFFLDGVGGHPDLMQADGLHPAAGAQGKLLENVWPTLKPLL; from the coding sequence ATGCGTGTGTGGTTTTTGAGTGCTGGCCTGGCCGTTGTGTGCATGGCCCAGAACGCAGCGGCGGGTACTGTCCTGATCGTTGGCGATAGTATCAGCGCCGGTTTCGGACTGGATACCCGCTTGGGGTGGGTGTCGTTGCTCGAACAACGGCTCAAACAGGAGGGTTTCGACGACAAAGTGGTCAATGCCTCCATCAGCGGCGACACCAGTGCCGGAGGCCAGGCGCGGCTGCCCGCGCTGCTTGCAGAGCATAAGCCGGAACTGGTGATCCTCGAACTGGGTGGCAACGATGGCTTGCGCGGAATGCCGCCAACTCAATTGCAACAAAATCTTGCCTCGATGATCGACAGCTCGCGTCAGAGCGGGGCCAAGGTGCTGTTGCTCGGCATGCAACTGCCGCCCAATTACGGCAAGCGTTACACCGATGCTTTTGCCGAGGTCTACGGCAAACTCGCCGACGATAAAAAGATCCCGCTGGTACCGTTTTTCCTCGACGGCGTGGGCGGGCATCCGGACTTGATGCAGGCCGATGGTCTGCACCCGGCGGCCGGGGCTCAGGGCAAGTTGCTGGAAAATGTCTGGCCGACGCTAAAACCGCTGTTATGA
- a CDS encoding L,D-transpeptidase family protein, with protein sequence MLPRFPAVTRCLSLAALCVAGPVAALEFPLPPPGEDIIGQVQVIKAKYEDTFADLGTKYDLGYSEMVAANPGVDAWLPGAGTEIVLPTRFILPPGPREGIVINLAEYRLYYFPKGRNVVYTFPLGIGREGWGSPIAHTSITAKTPNPTWTPPASIKAEHAADGDPLPNVVPAGPDNPLGPFKFTLGTPGYLIHGSNKKFGIGMRTSHGCFRMFNNNVLEMAGMVPVGTSVRILNDAYKFGSSGGKVYLEAHTPIDDKGNPSVVDKHTAVINAMLKREDVTSNLRVNWDVVRDVVAAEDGLPTEIGTPNTSAPIVANTPIDLQQ encoded by the coding sequence ATGTTGCCGCGCTTTCCTGCCGTCACCCGCTGCCTGTCACTTGCCGCCCTGTGTGTGGCCGGTCCCGTTGCTGCATTGGAGTTTCCCCTGCCACCACCCGGTGAAGACATCATCGGCCAGGTGCAGGTGATCAAAGCCAAGTACGAAGATACCTTCGCCGATCTGGGCACGAAGTACGATCTGGGCTACTCGGAGATGGTTGCAGCCAACCCGGGCGTCGATGCCTGGTTGCCGGGCGCCGGCACCGAAATCGTCTTGCCGACCCGTTTCATTCTGCCGCCGGGTCCGCGCGAAGGCATTGTCATCAACCTCGCCGAATACCGCCTCTACTACTTCCCGAAAGGCCGCAACGTGGTTTACACGTTCCCGCTGGGTATCGGTCGCGAGGGTTGGGGTTCGCCGATTGCGCACACCTCGATCACCGCCAAGACGCCAAACCCGACCTGGACGCCTCCAGCGTCGATCAAGGCTGAGCACGCCGCTGATGGCGATCCACTGCCAAACGTAGTGCCGGCCGGCCCTGACAATCCGCTGGGCCCGTTCAAGTTCACGCTGGGCACGCCGGGCTACCTTATCCACGGCTCGAACAAGAAGTTCGGGATCGGCATGCGTACCAGCCACGGCTGCTTCCGCATGTTCAACAACAACGTGCTGGAAATGGCCGGCATGGTGCCGGTCGGTACGTCGGTGCGTATCCTCAACGATGCCTACAAGTTCGGCAGCAGTGGCGGCAAGGTTTATCTGGAAGCGCACACGCCGATCGACGACAAGGGCAACCCGTCAGTGGTCGACAAACACACCGCAGTGATCAACGCGATGCTCAAGCGTGAAGACGTTACCAGCAACCTGCGTGTGAACTGGGATGTGGTACGGGATGTGGTTGCGGCCGAAGATGGCCTGCCAACGGAAATCGGCACACCGAATACTTCGGCGCCGATTGTTGCCAATACACCGATCGACCTGCAGCAGTAA
- a CDS encoding PilZ domain-containing protein, with translation MGRFIPHPDEVPVELTLLKPECISRQQLHTISLGGIACNYHRAWRHGTALQVRMPTLNADICYPGYVAWCLRRKKGYLVGIAFTDEQTLFSARMGEQVCQIERYCRLHDTHDDLQEIQAVALQWVEQHADEFSHDSVRKAFAQPALD, from the coding sequence ATGGGACGTTTCATTCCTCATCCGGACGAGGTGCCGGTTGAATTAACCTTGCTCAAGCCTGAGTGTATTTCCAGGCAACAGCTGCACACTATCAGCCTCGGCGGCATCGCTTGCAATTACCACCGTGCCTGGCGCCATGGCACCGCCCTGCAAGTACGCATGCCGACACTCAACGCCGACATCTGTTACCCGGGCTATGTCGCGTGGTGTCTGCGCCGCAAAAAAGGCTACCTGGTGGGCATCGCCTTCACGGATGAGCAGACGCTGTTCAGCGCGCGAATGGGTGAGCAGGTGTGTCAGATAGAGCGCTATTGCCGCCTGCACGACACCCACGATGACCTGCAAGAAATTCAGGCGGTGGCCCTGCAATGGGTCGAGCAACACGCCGACGAGTTCTCCCACGACAGCGTGCGCAAGGCTTTTGCGCAGCCAGCGCTGGACTAA
- a CDS encoding putative 2-dehydropantoate 2-reductase translates to MMAAVNKPGFDKPVVGIIGTGAIGGFYGVMLARAGFDVHFLLRSEFSAVAERGLQVNSVVHGPLTLNPVQAYSAAEDMPKCDWLLVGAKTTSNAGLAPSIIQAAKPDAKVLVLQNGLDVEDGLRELLPDSLHLLGGLCLICVHREGPGQITHQALGAVNVGYHSGPAIDEVTRMAIVEEGSGLFRAAAIDSQAMPNLQQARWQKLVWNIPYNGLSVLLGASTTPLMADADSRLLIKALMNEVVQGAKACGHDVPPGYADYLFMMTEKMPDYWPSMHHDFLHKRPLELEAIYARPLAAANAAGCELPRIEALYRNLSFIDRRNV, encoded by the coding sequence ATGATGGCGGCAGTGAATAAACCGGGCTTTGATAAACCGGTCGTAGGGATTATCGGTACCGGCGCAATTGGTGGGTTCTACGGTGTGATGCTGGCGCGTGCCGGTTTCGATGTGCACTTTCTGTTGCGCAGCGAATTTTCGGCGGTGGCCGAGCGTGGTTTGCAGGTGAACAGCGTGGTGCATGGCCCGCTGACGTTGAATCCGGTGCAAGCCTATTCGGCTGCTGAAGACATGCCCAAGTGCGACTGGCTGTTGGTAGGGGCGAAAACCACCAGCAACGCCGGTCTCGCGCCTTCCATCATTCAAGCGGCCAAACCGGATGCGAAAGTACTGGTGCTGCAAAACGGTCTCGACGTCGAAGACGGTTTGCGTGAACTGCTCCCCGATTCCCTGCACCTGCTGGGCGGCTTGTGCCTGATTTGCGTACACCGCGAAGGTCCTGGACAAATCACCCATCAGGCCTTGGGCGCCGTCAACGTTGGCTATCACAGCGGCCCGGCCATTGATGAAGTTACACGCATGGCGATTGTCGAAGAGGGCTCCGGTCTGTTCCGCGCCGCCGCAATCGATTCACAGGCGATGCCCAATCTGCAGCAGGCGCGCTGGCAGAAACTGGTGTGGAATATTCCCTATAACGGGCTCTCGGTGTTGCTCGGTGCGAGTACCACACCGCTGATGGCCGATGCCGACAGCCGCCTGCTGATCAAGGCGCTGATGAACGAAGTGGTGCAGGGGGCCAAGGCCTGCGGCCACGACGTGCCGCCGGGTTACGCCGACTATCTGTTCATGATGACCGAGAAAATGCCCGACTACTGGCCGAGCATGCACCACGATTTTTTACATAAACGACCGCTGGAGCTGGAAGCGATCTACGCTCGGCCATTGGCGGCAGCAAACGCAGCAGGTTGTGAGTTGCCGCGCATCGAAGCGTTGTATCGCAATTTGAGTTTTATCGACCGGCGCAACGTTTAA
- the oprI gene encoding outer membrane lipoprotei OprI, producing MNNVLKFSALALAAVLATGCSSASKETEARLTATEDAAARSQARADEAYRKADEALAAAQKAQQTADEANERALRMLDKASRK from the coding sequence ATGAACAACGTTCTGAAATTCTCTGCTCTGGCTCTGGCCGCAGTTCTGGCTACCGGTTGCAGCAGCGCATCGAAAGAAACCGAAGCACGTCTGACCGCTACTGAAGACGCAGCTGCTCGCTCCCAGGCTCGTGCAGACGAAGCTTACCGTAAAGCTGATGAAGCTCTGGCTGCTGCTCAAAAAGCACAACAGACTGCTGACGAAGCTAACGAGCGTGCTCTGCGCATGCTGGACAAAGCTAGCCGCAAGTAA
- a CDS encoding 5'-nucleotidase, translating to MAKNIDDKLVLAISSRALFDLSESHKVYLSSGVEAYRQYQIEHEDEILAPGDAFPLVEKLLALNSRLGRARVEVILVSRNSADTGLRVFNSIHHYGLAISRAAFVGGRSPYPYLKAFGCDLFLSTHAEDVRAALDAGFAAATILSGGASRAASDELRIAFDGDAVIFSDESERVYQSGGLEAFQAKERESAREPLRGGPFKGFLAALNLLQREFPDDDCPIRTALVTARSAPAHERVIRTLREWDIRLDESLFLGGLTKSAFLEAFAADVFFDDQAGHCELAREVVATGHVPHGISNEPSV from the coding sequence ATGGCCAAAAACATCGATGACAAACTGGTGCTGGCGATTTCGTCGCGCGCCCTGTTCGACCTGAGCGAGAGCCACAAGGTCTACCTGTCGAGCGGCGTAGAAGCCTACCGGCAATACCAGATCGAACACGAAGACGAAATTCTTGCGCCCGGCGATGCCTTCCCGTTGGTGGAAAAACTCCTGGCACTCAACAGTCGCCTCGGGCGGGCGCGGGTCGAGGTGATTCTGGTCTCGCGCAACAGCGCCGACACCGGTTTGCGTGTGTTCAACTCGATTCACCATTACGGTCTGGCGATTTCCCGCGCAGCGTTTGTCGGCGGGCGCAGTCCGTATCCGTACCTGAAAGCCTTTGGTTGCGACCTGTTTCTGTCGACGCATGCCGAAGACGTGCGCGCGGCACTGGACGCCGGTTTCGCCGCAGCAACGATTCTGTCCGGTGGCGCCAGTCGCGCGGCCAGCGACGAATTGCGCATCGCCTTCGACGGTGACGCGGTGATTTTTTCCGATGAGTCGGAGCGCGTTTATCAGTCCGGCGGGCTGGAAGCGTTCCAGGCCAAGGAGCGTGAGTCGGCCCGCGAGCCATTGCGCGGTGGGCCGTTCAAAGGCTTTCTGGCAGCGCTCAATCTGTTGCAGCGCGAGTTTCCCGATGACGATTGCCCGATCCGCACAGCGCTGGTCACCGCGCGTTCGGCGCCGGCCCATGAGCGGGTGATCCGCACTTTGCGTGAGTGGGATATTCGCCTCGACGAATCCCTGTTCCTCGGCGGCCTGACCAAATCGGCGTTCCTTGAAGCCTTCGCTGCCGACGTGTTTTTCGACGATCAGGCCGGCCACTGCGAACTCGCCCGCGAAGTCGTTGCCACCGGCCACGTGCCGCATGGCATCAGCAACGAACCGTCGGTCTAA
- a CDS encoding ABC transporter ATP-binding protein, translating into MGASILTAKNLSKVVPSAEGELTILHELSLELNKGDSLAIVGASGSGKSTLLGLLAGLDLPSSGEVILAGQGLSNLDEDQRARIRAEHVGFVFQSFQLLDSLNALENVMLPLELDGRKDARERATELLQRVGLGQRLTHSPRQLSGGEQQRVAIARAFAAEPDVLFADEPTGNLDSHTGERISDLLFELNKERGTTLVLVTHDERLAHRCRRLIRLEAGLLVAPLEP; encoded by the coding sequence ATGGGCGCAAGCATTCTCACCGCGAAGAACCTCAGCAAAGTGGTTCCCAGCGCGGAAGGTGAACTGACTATCCTGCACGAACTCAGCCTGGAACTGAACAAGGGCGACAGCCTGGCCATCGTCGGCGCATCCGGTTCGGGCAAATCCACCCTCCTCGGCCTGCTCGCCGGTCTCGATCTGCCGAGCAGTGGCGAAGTCATCCTCGCCGGCCAGGGCCTGAGCAATCTCGATGAAGACCAGCGCGCACGCATTCGTGCCGAACACGTCGGTTTCGTCTTTCAATCGTTTCAACTGCTCGACAGCCTCAACGCACTGGAAAACGTCATGCTGCCGCTGGAACTCGATGGCCGCAAAGACGCCCGCGAACGTGCGACTGAATTGCTCCAGCGCGTCGGCCTCGGCCAGCGCCTGACCCATTCGCCGCGCCAGCTCTCCGGTGGTGAGCAACAACGTGTGGCGATCGCCCGTGCGTTTGCTGCCGAGCCTGACGTGCTGTTCGCCGACGAACCCACCGGCAACCTCGACAGCCACACCGGTGAGCGCATCAGCGACTTGCTCTTCGAATTGAACAAGGAACGCGGCACCACCCTGGTGCTGGTGACCCACGACGAACGCCTGGCCCATCGCTGCCGGCGTCTGATCCGACTTGAAGCCGGGCTGTTGGTCGCCCCTCTGGAGCCTTGA
- a CDS encoding GreA/GreB family elongation factor, producing MNKHIVHQLILDKLRIDLDIAERAAQTAYETATHEENIAENKYDTLGLEASYLAAGQAKRVEEIRQSLALCQNLTLRAYDENRGIEVGALLGLEDEKGREQWLFLAPDAAGLKVDVVGQPITVITPRSPLGKSLLGKLEGDEVEILVAGTRQQFAVTEVL from the coding sequence ATGAACAAGCACATCGTCCACCAATTGATTCTCGACAAACTGCGCATCGATCTCGACATCGCCGAACGCGCCGCGCAAACCGCTTACGAAACGGCGACCCACGAAGAAAACATCGCCGAAAACAAATACGACACGCTGGGGCTTGAGGCGTCGTATCTGGCGGCGGGTCAGGCGAAAAGAGTCGAAGAAATCCGTCAGTCACTGGCGCTGTGCCAGAACCTGACCTTGCGGGCCTATGACGAAAATCGTGGTATCGAAGTCGGCGCCCTGCTCGGCCTGGAGGACGAAAAGGGTCGCGAGCAATGGCTGTTTCTGGCGCCGGATGCGGCAGGCCTGAAAGTCGATGTGGTCGGTCAGCCGATTACCGTCATCACACCGCGCTCGCCGCTGGGTAAAAGTCTGCTGGGCAAGCTCGAAGGTGATGAGGTGGAGATCCTGGTCGCAGGCACCCGGCAACAGTTCGCTGTCACCGAGGTGCTCTGA
- a CDS encoding thioredoxin family protein, which translates to MSTDSLCRSFDIVSPSIVVESELTDFDADQRLLAMSGVSLVIFTSVGCASCRYAREVLPGLGLAIDQLCWIDAGDNGGLVERYQVFHLPALFVVRDGEFFGALHTRLTADALNAALAQALGRIAEELP; encoded by the coding sequence ATGAGCACAGACTCCCTGTGTCGGTCATTTGACATTGTTTCCCCCAGTATAGTGGTCGAATCCGAACTGACCGATTTCGACGCCGATCAACGGCTATTGGCGATGAGCGGCGTTTCGCTGGTGATTTTCACCAGCGTCGGTTGCGCCAGTTGCCGTTATGCCCGCGAGGTGTTGCCGGGACTTGGTCTGGCCATCGATCAGCTGTGCTGGATCGATGCCGGCGACAACGGCGGGCTGGTCGAGCGTTATCAGGTCTTTCATTTGCCGGCGCTGTTTGTGGTGCGCGACGGTGAGTTCTTTGGGGCATTGCACACGCGCCTGACTGCTGATGCGCTGAACGCGGCGCTGGCGCAGGCACTGGGTCGAATTGCAGAGGAGTTGCCATGA
- a CDS encoding universal stress protein — MIRSMLYATDLGLYAPLVMQHALALARTFNADLYVVHAVEPMGLFAESVLQSYLDEQALNEFHSQGLKTVIANIEQRVLESFREELGDEGEQDLQRIRAVRVLQGDPSQVILDQVQKLSVDLLIVGSHSHGVGAETPLGRTAARVLQLAKVPVYLVPLVERRRRGDR, encoded by the coding sequence ATGATTCGTTCGATGCTGTATGCCACTGACCTCGGTCTGTACGCACCGTTAGTGATGCAGCATGCCCTGGCGTTGGCGCGAACATTCAATGCCGATTTGTACGTGGTGCACGCGGTGGAGCCGATGGGGCTGTTTGCCGAATCGGTGTTGCAGAGTTACCTCGACGAACAGGCATTGAACGAATTTCACAGCCAGGGTCTGAAAACTGTCATTGCCAATATCGAGCAGCGGGTGCTGGAAAGCTTTCGCGAAGAACTGGGGGATGAAGGCGAGCAGGATCTGCAGCGCATTCGCGCCGTGCGCGTGCTGCAGGGTGATCCGTCGCAGGTGATTCTCGACCAGGTGCAGAAACTCTCGGTCGACTTGCTGATCGTCGGCAGTCACAGCCACGGGGTGGGCGCGGAAACACCGTTAGGGCGCACGGCGGCGCGAGTTCTGCAATTGGCCAAGGTGCCGGTTTATCTCGTGCCGTTGGTGGAGCGCCGGCGGCGGGGGGATCGCTGA
- a CDS encoding 3-deoxy-7-phosphoheptulonate synthase → MADLPINDLNVASNETLITPDQLKRDIPLSDAALRTVTKGREVIRNILDGTDHRLFVVIGPCSIHDIKAAHEYADRLKVLAAEVSDTLYLVMRVYFEKPRTTVGWKGLINDPYLDDSFKIQDGLHIGRQLLLDLAEKGLPTATEALDPISPQYLQDLISWSAIGARTTESQTHREMASGLSSAVGFKNGTDGGLTVAINALQSVSSPHRFLGINQEGGVSIVTTKGNAYGHVVLRGGNGKPNYDSVSVALCEQALNKAKIKPNIMVDCSHANSNKDPALQPLVMENVANQILEGNQSIIGLMVESHLNWGCQAIPKDLADLQYGVSITDACIDWSATENTLRSMHAKLKDVLPKRERS, encoded by the coding sequence ATGGCTGATTTACCGATCAACGACCTAAACGTCGCCTCTAACGAGACCCTGATCACTCCCGATCAGCTCAAGCGTGATATCCCTCTGAGCGATGCTGCCCTGCGCACCGTCACCAAGGGCCGCGAAGTCATTCGCAACATTCTTGATGGCACCGACCACCGTCTGTTCGTAGTGATCGGCCCGTGCTCGATCCACGACATCAAGGCTGCCCACGAATACGCCGATCGCCTCAAGGTGCTGGCTGCGGAGGTCTCCGACACTCTGTATCTGGTCATGCGCGTGTATTTCGAGAAGCCACGGACCACCGTTGGCTGGAAAGGCCTGATCAACGATCCGTATCTGGACGACTCGTTCAAGATCCAGGACGGTCTGCACATCGGTCGTCAGTTGCTGCTGGATCTGGCCGAAAAAGGCCTGCCAACCGCCACCGAAGCCCTCGACCCGATCTCCCCGCAGTACCTGCAGGATCTGATCAGCTGGTCGGCCATCGGCGCACGTACCACCGAATCGCAGACTCACCGGGAAATGGCTTCCGGCCTGTCCTCGGCCGTAGGTTTCAAGAACGGCACCGACGGCGGTCTGACTGTGGCGATCAACGCCTTGCAGTCGGTGTCCAGCCCGCACCGTTTCCTCGGTATCAACCAGGAAGGTGGCGTGTCGATCGTCACCACCAAGGGCAACGCCTACGGTCACGTGGTGCTGCGCGGTGGTAACGGCAAGCCGAACTACGATTCGGTCAGCGTTGCCCTGTGCGAACAGGCGCTGAACAAGGCGAAGATCAAGCCGAACATCATGGTCGATTGCAGCCACGCCAACTCCAACAAGGACCCGGCCCTGCAACCGCTGGTAATGGAGAACGTTGCCAACCAGATCCTCGAAGGCAACCAGTCGATCATCGGCCTGATGGTCGAGAGCCATTTGAACTGGGGTTGCCAGGCGATTCCCAAAGACCTCGCCGACCTGCAATACGGCGTGTCGATCACCGATGCCTGCATCGACTGGTCTGCCACCGAGAACACCCTGCGCAGCATGCACGCCAAGCTCAAGGATGTTCTGCCGAAACGCGAGCGTAGCTAA